The sequence TTGAAGCGGGATTGCCTTAGCTGGAACATCCCGCTGATGACATTGGCAACATGTCCTGCCACATCTCCAATCACAAGTCCTGCTGGCCAACGGATGGCGCCCAGCCCCATCTGCACACCGCCTTCGGCTACCCTCCTGGCCCCTTTGTTGAGGGAAATGGCTTTGAATCGCTTTTTCCGGATCAGGTAATAATTCATCGTCTGGTAAGTCCCAAGCAAAAAAACACTGGCCGGAAGGAACAACAGCCACCAGGCTTGACCCTTGCTGATATTTAGAAAGCCTGCCAGCGAATCCCTGAAAAAGCCGACAATCAGCAAGAGAATAAAGCTGAAGATCAGGTTGAAGTAGAATGCCAAAAAAAATAAATTCACCGCTTCGGCTTTCTTCTCGGGCTGCACAATGGCTGGCTCATAACGAAGGGTGGACAGGGTGACCAGTATACTTACCAGGCTCAGATAAACCGAATAGGCCCCAAAATCCTCGGGTAAATACATCCGCCGGAGAAACGGTTGCAGCAGGATGGCCACCAGCTGGGCTGCTGCCGTCCCCGTAAAAAGAGTAAATATCCCCCCGAATAAAGACTTGTTGAGCTGAAAATGCATTGAAATTGCCTTTTTGAAGGCTTATGGGCAAAGTTAATCTATTTTCTTTAGGTTCAATTCTCGAGTTTTTGCCTTAATTTTATAAAAAAAACTCCATGCGCATTTACCTCATTGGATTTATGGGCAGTGGCAAAAGTTCTCTCGGCAGACGGCTGGCGAAAAAACTCGCATATCATTTTGTGGATTTAGACCAGGAAGTGGAAAATCAGGCAGGAATAAGCATCCCTGATATCTTTCTTCGCTTTGGGGAAAGCCACTTTCGGGAGCTGGAGCAAAAGGCTTTGCTGCAATCAGTATCACATCATAAGGCCGTGATAGCAACTGGGGGAGGGACCCCCTGCTTTTTCGATAATATGAAGTTTATCAATGAGCACGGCGTGTCTGTATACCTGCGAATGAGTCCTGCAAGCCTGGCTTATCGCCTCGAACATGCCCAAACTTCAAGACCACTGGTAGAGAAACACAAAGGCGATGACCTTCTGAATTATATTGAGGAAAAATTAAAGGAAAGAGAGCCCTGGTATTTGCAGGCCCGCTGCATTATCAAAGGGGAAACCGTGAAAGCTGACCAGATCATTTCATTGGTCTTTGGCCACTGATGTTTGAATCGGGGAGAAATCCGGCAGCCGTCCTCCTTTCACTAAATTACGTTTGAAGTAGGTCTCGCTCAGGTCGCTGATCTTTACCCCCTGACTTGACGATGTATGAATAAATTTTCCACCGCCCAGGTAAATTCCCACATGGTCGATGCGGCTTTGATGATAGACGCGGAAAAATACCAGGTCGCCTTCTTTCAGGGATTCCTGGGGAAGCGGTACTATAAGGCGAGACATATCTTGTGAACTTCCTTTGAGGTCTATCCCGTATACTTTGCGGTAAATGATCTTTACCAGCCCCGAACAGTCAATGCCTTGCTGGCCTCGGCGCCGGTGAGGGGTGCCAAGCCATTTGTGCAACTCAAAAAATAGTGCAGGATTGGTTTGATAACTGACCGGAACCCCCAGTGCTGAGAAATCGGTCATCACAGCCAAATAGGTTGAGTCGGGGAAAGTCTGATCTGCAACTTCTTCGCTAGCTGAAAACATGTGAAAAAGGGGTGGAACCGTGAAGATGCTTATTACCAGGACCAGTATATATCGAAGCATTAGATTGGGGTAGGATTTGCTTGACAACCCGAAATTTGAATCCTCTGTAATTGGTATGCGACAGCTTAGTTGAGAATGGGATCTGCAGGGAAGTTGGCCCATATGGCGTAATCATCGCCCAATTCCTTAAGCATATTACCCCAAATACTTTCCGGCTTATCGCTCATTACCGTATCAAGCGAACACTGCGTAACGATCCACGAATCTTCCTTGAGTTCACGGTCCAATTGTTTGGGCTCCCAGCCCGAATAGCCAATAAAAAAGCGTACTTCTTCAGGGTTTACCAGCTTCAGGTCAACCAGCTCCATAAGTTTTTCGATCTCGCCACCCCAGAACAGCCCCTCAAGAATTTCCATACTGCCGGGAATACGCTCACCCAAAGTATGCAAGTAAAACAGGCGGTCGGGGTGTACTGGTCCACCGAGGTAAAGCGGAAATTCATTGGTGGGGAATTCCTTCACTACATCTTTCAGCTTCAGGTTGATGGGCTTGTTGAGGATCAGGCCTACACTGCCTTCTTCATCGCTGTGCTCAGCCAATAGCACTACACTGCGACTGAAATAGAAGTCGCGCAATGCAGGCTCGCTGATCAGCAGTTTGCCGCGTGCAGGATTGGCCTTGTTCTGGTTCATGTTTAGAAAGTTATTACTTTTATTTTGAATTTCGGACCCTAGAGCGGTTTTTGTTACTTTTGGAGCTGAATTCAGCAATACAACAACAAATTTCTTGCCATTGTTCAAATGCGCCAAAATGACCATTCAATAAAATATCAACAACTTCGGGCAGCTTTCCCGCGCTTTGTTTATGAGTCCTGCCTTGTAAAGAAAACGGCCGGTGGCGTTCATTTGGTATTTGAGTTTTCGGTAAATCAGGAATTGGTTTTCAGACCCACGATGTTTTTTCCCAACCAGGGGCGTTTCCGCGTTTTGCCTGATGGGCTACTGGAAGTCCTTGCTTTCCATATTGGCATGGTCGAAATGATCAGTTACTGGAAAGCTTTTTGCTCGCCTGTCATCCTGATAAGGCCATTCCAACTGGATCCCGCCAAAGAGGAATGGTGGAAAAAGCTGTTTCGTTATGGACTGGGTGAGTTTTTTTATACCAATGGCATTGAAATTCCGGGAGAAGAAATATTTGAATTTGAATATGCCCCTGAAGCCTTCCCTTTTGAGAAGTATCGTCTTCCTGAACAGGACGAAAGCGTGATCATCCCGGTGGGGGGAGGCAAGGATTCGGTGGTTACACTCCAACTGATGAAGGATTTTGGCGGCCACCACCTGCCCCTGGTGATGAACCACCGCGGAGCCACCCGGCAAGTGCTCGAAGCCGGAGGCTATGGTTTGGACGACAGCCTCGAAATTAAGCGTACCCTCGATCCCTTGCTCCTTGAACTTAATACCCAGGGCTTTCTCAATGGTCATACGCCCTTTTCGGCCTTACTCGCTTTTTTGACCACCATGGCGGCCGCCCTTACGGGAAAAAAATACATTGCCCTTTCCAACGAGTCAAGCGCAAATGAGCCAAGCATCCCGGGAACGAAAATCAACCATCAGTATTCAAAATCATTTGAATTTGAACAGGACTTTAGAGATTACCTCTTGGAACATTTTCTGGAGGGCATTCATTATTTCAGTTTTCTGAGGCCCCTTAACGAATTGCAGATAGGAGCCCTGTTTGCCCGTTTCCCAAAATACCACGGAGTGTTTAAAAGCTGCAATGCAGGCAGCAAGACCGATTCCTGGTGCTGCAATTGCTCTAAGTGCCTGTTTACCTGGACCATGCTCGACCCCTTTCTTCCGCAGGAGCAGTTGCTGGGCATCTTTGGTGAAAACCTGTTTGAAAAGGCAAGCCTGGCCCCCATGCTTGATCAGCTTATTGGTGTGGCCGAAAACAAACCCTTTGAGTGTGTTGGGACCATAAATGAAGTCAATGCCGCCCTTCATAGAAGTATTCGCAAGCGTCAGGGAGAGGATTTACCTGTCTTGCTTAAACATTTCGGGGAACATCAACCCGGGGAGTCGAGTTTGAAA comes from Bacteroides sp. and encodes:
- a CDS encoding shikimate kinase, which gives rise to MRIYLIGFMGSGKSSLGRRLAKKLAYHFVDLDQEVENQAGISIPDIFLRFGESHFRELEQKALLQSVSHHKAVIATGGGTPCFFDNMKFINEHGVSVYLRMSPASLAYRLEHAQTSRPLVEKHKGDDLLNYIEEKLKEREPWYLQARCIIKGETVKADQIISLVFGH
- a CDS encoding C40 family peptidase, whose amino-acid sequence is MLRYILVLVISIFTVPPLFHMFSASEEVADQTFPDSTYLAVMTDFSALGVPVSYQTNPALFFELHKWLGTPHRRRGQQGIDCSGLVKIIYRKVYGIDLKGSSQDMSRLIVPLPQESLKEGDLVFFRVYHQSRIDHVGIYLGGGKFIHTSSSQGVKISDLSETYFKRNLVKGGRLPDFSPIQTSVAKDQ
- a CDS encoding YqgE/AlgH family protein, with the translated sequence MNQNKANPARGKLLISEPALRDFYFSRSVVLLAEHSDEEGSVGLILNKPINLKLKDVVKEFPTNEFPLYLGGPVHPDRLFYLHTLGERIPGSMEILEGLFWGGEIEKLMELVDLKLVNPEEVRFFIGYSGWEPKQLDRELKEDSWIVTQCSLDTVMSDKPESIWGNMLKELGDDYAIWANFPADPILN